A single genomic interval of Spinacia oleracea cultivar Varoflay chromosome 6, BTI_SOV_V1, whole genome shotgun sequence harbors:
- the LOC130464057 gene encoding uncharacterized protein gives MAVSILLNSLHSGFGRFKQLYLSEPREETVAEFVHLVRKAEIILDCEAKDLLKAKGRPFKKSGKSNGNAKSKQDKSTSSCLYCDGIGHYKRECPKLKEDQKNGTVVPSSGTKKK, from the exons atggcagtctctatcttgctcaattcactgcacagtgggtttggtcgcttcaagcaactatacctaagtgaaccaagagaagaaacagttgcagaatttgttcaccttgtcagaaaggctgagataatactggactgtgaagccaaagatttactcaaggctaaagggagaccgttcaagaaaagtggaaagtccaatggcaatgctaaatcaaagcaggacaagtccacatcaagctgtctttattgtgatggaataggccattacaaaagagaatgtccaaagctaaaggaagatcagaagaacggaacagtcgttccatcttcag ggactaagaagaagtag